A portion of the Pan troglodytes isolate AG18354 chromosome 10, NHGRI_mPanTro3-v2.0_pri, whole genome shotgun sequence genome contains these proteins:
- the LOC129136624 gene encoding uncharacterized protein LOC129136624: MGYHAIQSAEPHSVRLSSAAAGSKPHVYCVPSLRTQRGHPTDALSAQPHLCRGRRQAPAPARRTCRGRVLPAHRVPRARGPLCQAGCVPSGRLHRGSSSRHCPRWRPDNFSEPPSPSRTLPGLQDRPLCALICTVAARIRSRRPAWAQEERECGRRGGEISPGLLLAEPGTERRRGRTYPELELPVRVDPLLWRGNSVSADSLSPGDFCREPGTPRGAQPFPTSLLTVAPDRAGSALLFEDPQQWKLGGRDF, from the exons ATGGGGTACCAT GCGATACAGTCCGCGGAGCCCCACAGTGTCCGCCTATCCAGCGCCGCCGCGGGATCCAAACCCCACGTTTACTGCGTCCCCTCACTCCGCACCCAGAGAGGCCACCCCACAGATGCCCTCTCCGCCCAGCCTCACCTGTGCCGGGGAAGGCGCCAAGCACCCGCCCCAGCGCGCCGCACCTGCCGCGGCCGCGTCCTCCCAGCTCATCGAGTCCCTCGCGCCCGTGGCCCTTTGTGCCAGGCGGGCTGCGTCCCCTCGGGTCGTCTCCACCGCGGCTCCAGCTCCCGCCACTGCCCGCGCTGGAGACCTGACAACTTTTCTGAACCGCCGTCTCCATCTCGCACCCTTCCCGGGCTCCAGGACCGTCCCCTGTGCGCCCTCATCTGCACCGTCGCCGCCCGGATCCGGAGCCGGAGACCGGCCTGGGCGCAGGAGGAGAGAGAGTGCGGGCGGCGGGGAGGGGAAATCTCTCCGGGACTGCTGCTGGCGGAGCCGGGGACGGAGAGGAGACGGGGCCGCACTTACCCAGAGCTGGAACTGCCTGTCCGCGTGGACCCGCTCCTCTGGCGCGGAAACTCCGTGTCTGCAGACTCCCTCAGCCCTGGAGACTTCTGCCGGGAACCCGGGACACCGAGAGGGGCCCAGcccttccccacctctctcctgACCGTTGCTCCAGACAG